The Euphorbia lathyris chromosome 8, ddEupLath1.1, whole genome shotgun sequence genome has a window encoding:
- the LOC136203488 gene encoding uncharacterized protein: protein MGDREKPRDRERERERERERDRDRDRDRDRDREKRRDKDDRDRDRDRHRSTRSRTRSPDRTRSRHTRSRTRSPDRYRSRSRSPETRGHRRHRHHRTPSPSPPRKRHRHEIEDGRDNKERDKDRQRAAVSDFVDEIAREQLEKVVSNGNNGGGDGEIEGAMGDENEIEMMKKLGIPVGFDSTKGKPVPGADVSGVRMVTKRQPRQYMNRRGGFNRPLPPERNR from the coding sequence ATGGGAGACAGAGAGAAACCTCGGGACCGTGAACGAGAACGGGAAAGAGAGCGCGAACGAGATCGAGACAGAGACAGAGACAGAGACAGAGACAGAGAAAAACGCCGAGACAAAGATGACCGGGACCGTGATAGAGACCGTCACCGCAGCACACGCTCCCGTACTCGCTCACCTGATCGAACCCGGTCACGACACACACGCTCCCGCACTCGCTCCCCTGACCGCTATCGTTCACGGTCACGCTCTCCCGAGACTCGTGGTCACCGCCGCCACCGCCACCATCGAACTCCATCCCCGTCGCCACCTCGAAAACGTCACCGTCATGAAATTGAAGATGGTAGAGATAATAAAGAAAGGGATAAGGATAGGCAAAGGGCAGCTGTGTCTGATTTTGTTGACGAGATAGCACGAGAGCAGTTGGAGAAGGTTGTTAGTAACGGTAACAATGGTGGTGGAGATGGAGAGATAGAAGGTGCGATGGGAGACGAGAACGAGATTGAGATGATGAAAAAGTTAGGGATTCCAGTTGGCTTCGATTCCACCAAAGGGAAGCCGGTTCCTGGTGCCGACGTCAGTGGAGTGAGAATGGTTACGAAGAGGCAGCCAAGACAGTATATGAACCGCAGGGGTGGATTCAATCGGCCATTGCCTCCTGAGCGGAACCGCTAA